Genomic DNA from Rhodothermus sp.:
CGGCGCGTGCGCCGGCCGTCCGGTCCCGGTGGGCCCGGCTCTACGTCCACCGTAATGACCCGTTCGACGTGACCATCACGTCCTTCGAAAGCGATAGTCTGTACGCTCCAGACCCGTTCACATCCTTCTTCGTGGGAAGTGGTCACCTGAAGCAGATATGGATGAAAGGGCCAGGGCATCTCAGGAGGCCGCTCCTTCGGAGGCGCCGGCCAGATGTGAAAGTTTGTGATGGAACGAGCGCCCTGACGATTGGCCACGCCGATGCAGTCGCTGGCAGTGTCGCCGCCGCCAATGACGACCACATGCTTACCGGCCGCATCGATCACCGGGATGCCGGCCGCTTCCAGATCATCGCGCGCAACCCGCCTGGTGGCCTGCCACAGATATTCCCAGGCGAAATGAATGCCAGCAAGCTCGCGTCCGGGAACCTTCACATCCCGGGGTTGGGTAGCGCCGGTGCAGAGGACAATCGCGTCAAAATCGCGCCGGAGTCGATCAACGGGATAGTCACGCCCTACCCACACGCCGGTTCGAAACGTGATCCCCTCGGCCTCCAGAAGAGCTACACGACGATCAATCACCCACTTTTCCATCTTGAAATCGGGGACTCCATAGCGCAATAACCCGCCGATGCGATCGTCTCGTTCAAAGACCGTCACCCAGTGGCCGGCCCGGTTAAGCTGGTCAGCACAGGCCAGCCCGGCCGGCCCTGATCCAATAACGGCCACCCGTTTGCCAGTCCGGCATGCCGGCGGCTCTGGCTTGACCCATCCTTCGCGAAACGCCCGTTCAATGATGGCCCATTCAATCTGTTCGATGGTTACAGGGGGTTCGATCAGACCCAGCACACAGGCCGACTCACAGGGGGCCGGACACACGCGGCCCGTGAACTCCGGAAAGTTGTTCGTGGCCCGCAACCGTTCGTAGGCCTCACGCCACCGGTTTTGGTATACCAGCTCGTTAAATTCCGGGATGACATTACCCAGCGGGCATCCGGCATGGCAGAACGGAATGCCGCAATCCATGCAGCGTGCGGCCTGTTGCTGCACGCGGTCGTCCGGCAACAACCGATAAACTTCGCGAAAGTCTCGGACGCGCTCTTCAACCGGTCGCTTTTCTGGATCTTCTCGAGGAATTTCGATAAAGCCTCGCAGGGAGCCCATAAGCCTTTTTGCTTGCGATAGAACGTGAGTCAGGCGGCCAGCTGCTGCCTCGCTGCGGGTTCTTGCGTCTGTGCCAGCCGTTCAAGCGCCTTGCGGTAATCGATCGGAAAGACCTTGACAAACCGGACCAGCATACGAGGCCAGTCTTCCAGCACCCAGCGAGCGACAGGGCTACCCGTATAGGCGTAGTGTCGCTCGATCATCTCACGTAGCTCGGCTATGTCGGTCTCCTCAACCACCGGCATGAGTTCAACCATATCCAGGTTGCAGTAGCGCTCGGCAAACAGCCCGTCGACATCCAGCACATAGGCAATCCCTCCGCTCATGCCTGCTGCAAAGTTGCGGCCGGTCGGACCGAGCACGACCACGCGTCCACCGGTCATATACTCACAGCCGTGGTCACCCACGCCTTCGACCACCGCGCGCGCCCCGCTATTGCGCACCGCAAAGCGCTCACCAGCCCGGCCTCGGATATAAGCTTCACCGGAAGTGGCTCCGTAGAGGGCTACATTGCCAATGATGATATTCGACTCGGCCGGATAAGCCGCCGACTCCGGCGGATGGATGATCAGCTTACCCCCGGAGAGCCCTTTGCCAAAGTAATCGTTGGCTTCTCCGATGACGCGTAACGTCACGCCAGGTGCCAGAAAGGCGCCGAAGCTCTGGCCGGCGGCACCTTCA
This window encodes:
- a CDS encoding glutamate synthase subunit beta; this translates as MGSLRGFIEIPREDPEKRPVEERVRDFREVYRLLPDDRVQQQAARCMDCGIPFCHAGCPLGNVIPEFNELVYQNRWREAYERLRATNNFPEFTGRVCPAPCESACVLGLIEPPVTIEQIEWAIIERAFREGWVKPEPPACRTGKRVAVIGSGPAGLACADQLNRAGHWVTVFERDDRIGGLLRYGVPDFKMEKWVIDRRVALLEAEGITFRTGVWVGRDYPVDRLRRDFDAIVLCTGATQPRDVKVPGRELAGIHFAWEYLWQATRRVARDDLEAAGIPVIDAAGKHVVVIGGGDTASDCIGVANRQGARSITNFHIWPAPPKERPPEMPWPFHPYLLQVTTSHEEGCERVWSVQTIAFEGRDGHVERVITVDVEPGPPGPDGRRTRREVPGTRREWPADLVLIAIGYEGPERSPLLEALGVELDEGGRVRADEHFQTNVPGVFVAGDAHRGASLVVWAISEGREAARGVDQYLRGYTTLPTKGAGDLPLLR